A genome region from Brienomyrus brachyistius isolate T26 chromosome 23, BBRACH_0.4, whole genome shotgun sequence includes the following:
- the LOC125718981 gene encoding ephrin-A3-like isoform X4 codes for MFSLRREGYTVQVSVNDYLDIYCPLYNGSQQGTTTGEQYVLYMVSSHGYHTCDPKRGFKRWECNKPHAPHAPNVPIKFSEKFQRYSAFSLGYEFNVGHDYYYISKPTHHNDHSCLRLRVYVCCSTPPHRDDDSNAAMPDYTLRPNLKIHSMEEFSPELPSLDKSTNGSGSSHDRLLLILATLFLSTLSVS; via the exons CCTGAGAAGAGAAGGCTATACAGTCCAGGTGAGCGTGAATGACTACCTGGACATCTACTGCCCCCTCTACAATGGCAGCCAGCAGGGGACAACGACAGGAGAGCAGTATGTGCTCTACATGGTCAGCTCCCATGGATACCACACCTGTGACCCGAAGCGGGGCTTCAAACGGTGGGAATGCAACAAGCCACATGCCCCCCATGCCCCCAATGTGCCCATCAAGTTCTCCGAGAAGTTCCAGCGCTACAGCGCCTTCTCCTTGGGCTACGAGTTCAACGTGGGCCATGACTATTACTACATCT CCAAGCCCACCCACCATAATGACCACAGCTGTCTGCGCCTGAGGGTGTACGTCTGCTGCTCCACCc CACCTCACAGAGATGACGACTCTAACGCGGCGATGCCAGACTACACTCTCAGGCCCAACCTCAAAATACATAGTATGG AAGAGTTTAGCCCTGAACTTCCCAGCCTGGACAAGAGCACCAATGGCAGCGGCTCCTCTCACGACCGACTGCTGCTCATCCTGGCCACTCTCTTCCTGTCCACCCTTTCAGTCTCCTAG